The Desulfatirhabdium butyrativorans DSM 18734 genome segment CGGATCCCCGGATGCGAGCACAACGGTGCGCCTTCTGCCGATCCGATCGGCAATGGCCGCCATCACGATTTCCAGATCTTTTCCGATGGCGATTTTTTCGGCAAACAGGTTTTCAAAATGCGCCAGGTGTCTTTTGGCGCCGACCAGCACATCGGCGGCTTCGATGATCCGAAGCTGCCGAAGGCTCAGGTCTTCAGGAGCCATGCCCATTCCGACGACCGTGATGCGGTCGGGATGGGGGTCATTATCCGTTTTCCGGGTTTGGTTCATGATGCCATTCTTCCCGAAGGCTGGTATAAGCCTGAAGCCGGATTACCCCTGAAAAATGGGGCTGCCGTCAAAATTGAAGAGGATGGCCGAAATTTGCGTCCGGCCATCACCGGTAACTGCCCGTGCGTTTTCAATCATGCGCCTGCCGACTGCCTCGATGACCTGCGGATGATCCGGCCACAGCAGGCCCAGCGCCTCCCTGGCCGTATTTGCCCTTCCCACCGCATCGGCAAGGGCGGCATCCCCGCTCCATTCTACGGTCCACCGGGCAAGGGGTGCCAGCGTCATCTCGGCGTTCCGTGCATGGGTATGGGGAATGTTCAACGCCATTTTCAAGGCTTTCCCGAAAAAGACGGCCAGTGTGATTTCCGCAAACCCTTTCCTTGCGGCAGTTCGCAGGGAATGGTGAAAATAATCGCCGATCTGGACGAAGCTGACCGGTGAAAGCATTGCCAGCAATGCCTGGGCTGACCGCTCGCTTCTTCTGCCGGTCGAAAGCACCACGCGGGAACAGCCGGAAGCATGGGCCACGGACAGCGCCGCATCGATGGAAGCCGTGAACGCCTCATGGCTCATGGGACGCACCCAGCCGGTGGTACCCAGAATCGATATGCCGCCCACGATGCCAAGCCGGGCATTGAGCGTTTTGCGGGCAAGCCGCTCGCCTTCCGGAACGAAAACCGATACCTGCACGCGACCAGCTTCGCGGTTCCCGAGCGCATTCAAAACCGTTTCCCGGATCATCCGCGCCGGACCCGGGTTGATGGCCGGATGACCTGGCGGCGTTTCCAGTCCCGGCAGGGTGACCCTTCCGACCCCTTCCGCGCCATCGATCACGATTTCCGGCTGCTGAATCCGGCCCGGATCGCCATCCGGTGCTGGCAACCCGGCCATGCGCACCCGCGCCCCGATTTCCGCGCCATTGGTCACATCGGGATCATCTCCGGCATCCTTGATGACCGTGGCCCATGCCGTATCGCCCAGCAGGCCGGAGCGGTGAATGGCAATCGATATGTCTTCACCGCTGAGCATCCGGACGGTTACTGTGGAAGGCGCCTGCCTGTACAGCAGCAGCCGGAGTGCCGCTCCTGCGGAGGCAGCCGCTGCGGCTCCTGTGGTGAAGCCGGATCGAAGTCTTTTCCGCCGGGAGTTTTCCGCCGGGGAGCCGGTTTCAGCACAGGATGGCATACAGTGCTCCGATCAGAATGATGCTTGCCACGCGAAACACCTGTCCGGTCACCAGGAGCTGCATGCCCAGTCCGGGCGAAAAAATGCCCATGTAGTTCGGCAACTGATGCCGCAGGGCCCGAATCGGAAAGGCGATGACATTGCCGAGCAGCAGGGCGAGAACCGTCTGCTTGACGGTGAGCAGTCCGGATCCCATCAATGCGCCCGCTGCGGCAAAACCCGATGTGAATTCGGCGACAAAGCTGAGCACAACGATCGAAAGTGATTCGACCGGAACGAAATGGTGAACTGTCAGGTGGGCCAGAGCATCCCGGGCCGTATCGAAGAGTTTCAGGGCCTGCATCATGTCGACCAGTATGTAGATCGGGATGACCAGCACAACGACGGCTGTAAGCCGCCGAAGGGCTTTTGTCCATACGCCCTTCCACTGGGTTTTCCACTCCCTGCCGGTCTGGCGCTCATCGGCTGCCGTCTGCCAATCGGCATCGAGGGCACTTTTGGCAAACAACCGGTGCCCGATGACCAGAGCCGTCGTTCGCAGCAGTGCAGCCAGAAAGGTGAGCGCGAAATAGAGCATCCCGGCCCAGCGGGTCAGGGCGGAAACCATGAAAAACGTGGAGGGCAGGTGCAGAAAGAAAGCGGGAAACTGGTTCATCAGGTTTCCGAGAAACACATCCTTCCTGCCGATCTTGCCTTCTTCATAATAGGTCAGCAGCAGGGAATTCGCCGTAACGCCCGAAACGAAGGCGGCCATGAACGATGCGCCCAGATGAGGTCCCAGCCTGCCGAAGCGGAAGAATGGCCGGGTAACGATGGCCAACCGGGAGGTCCATCCGCTCGATTCGATCCATTGACCGATGAGAAGCCCTGCAGCGATCATGCCGATCATCCGCAGCAGGGATTTGCCCAGCCGGTGAATCAGATAGGCGCTCCCGACGGGATGGATCCAGATATGGGTCGCGGTCAACAGCAGGATGGATACGGTAATGGAAACGGCGATGGAACGCCATGAATTTGTCGATCTTTTTTTCACGGTAATCCCAAATGCAACCGGGGTTTCACCCCGACAAATGAAAGCCGCAGGGGCGACTTCCGCAGGAATCGCCCATAGAACAGGAGTTGCATCCCGGTTGATGAAAGCCGCAGGAGCAAGCTACAAAAAATGGGAACCATCCGCTTTCTTCTGACTCCTGACTTCTGACTCCTGACTCCTGACCTCCGCAGGAATGGCCGGAAGGACATCCCCTTTACCATCGCTCCCGATTCCGTTTGGCGATGATCAATGTCCAATAGTCGGGCTTCCGGTCGAGATACTGCCGGATATCGGTTTCGATGTGCTGATCGGGCATCCCGCAGTTGCTGATGCCGACACACCGGTCATACGCATGGCTCTCCTCAATGGCTGCATGAATGTCACCCACATTGCGATAGGCCTTCAAGAACACCACCGTGTCCGGTTTCATCCCGAATTGACGCAGACGATCGCCGCCTTGGGCCCCGGAAACCAGGAGCATGGATTCTTCTCCCTCGACAAGCGGTGTATTCATGGCGGCTGCGGCAGCCTGGTAGGAGGTGATGCCGGGAATGGTCACGACATGCGCATCCGGACGCATCGAACCGATCTGCCGCAACACGTACCCATACGTGGAATAGGTCATGGAATCGCCGAGCGTCAGGAAAGCCGCATCCTTTCCCTGATCGAGCTCATTCAGAATGCACTGCGCATTGCAGCGCCAGGCCCCGTGCGTTTCCTCCGCCCGGGTCGACATGGGGAAACGCAGCATCCGGATCGGAGTTGCTTCCGGAATGTAGGGCCTTGCGATGGAGACGGCCAGGCTATAATCGTTTTTGGTGGAGGCCGCAGCAAAAACGACGTCCACCGCCTGCAGGATTCGGGTGGATTTGACCGGAATGAGTTCCGGATCGCCCGGCCCGACACCGATACCATAGAGGGTGCCAGAAGGTTGGTTCATGGGAAAAACCCCTTATTGTTGAGAATTCAGGAGTCGGAATTCAGAAGAAAAGCAATCGCGATCCATGTCGTGGAAATCCAGGCCCACCGCAGGGGCAAACCCCTGTGTTCGCCCGATCCGTCTGACCGTCGTCGGATGTTCATCCCCGGGGACGGCGATCCGTATCATGAAAATGCCTTTGCCGGGTTGTTGCACCCGGCGCAATTGCGCGCGGCGATCGGCTGGGCCAGCAGCGAAAGCGCGTTGACAACACTTGCCGCCACGGCCGATCCCCCTTTCCTGCCGACATTGCTAATGAACGGCAGATCAAGCTTCAGCAGCTCCGCCTTGCTTTCCGCGGCCTGGACAAAACCGACCGGAAGCCCGATCACCAGCGCCGGTGCGACGCTTTTGGTCCGGATGTGCCCGATCAGACGAAGCAGGGCAGTCGGTGCGTTTCCGATCACGAAAATCCCTTCCGGAAACCGCGAAACGGCCTGATCGATGGCCGCCATGCTCCGTGTCGTTCCGGATTCCTTGGCGCGTTCGATCACCTGCGGATCGTCAATGAGACAATGGATATCCACGCCGAAATCCGACAGGCGGGAGCGGTTGATGCCCGATGCAGCCATCCGGGTGTCGGTGACGATCGGCTTCCCGGATCGGATTGCCTCTATCCCCGCCGCGATGGCTTTCGGATGAAACCGGACGGTTTGAATCCATTCGAAATCCGCCGTTGTATGGATCATGCGCCGGACAATTTGCCACTGGTCGTGCACGAAAGGGTGCGCGCCCGCTTCGGCGTTGATGATTTCAAAGCTCAGGGCTTCGATGTCTTCTGGAGTCATGAGATACCTTTCAAAATAGCGTCTGAACGGAAACCCCGTTTTGGGTACAATCTGATCCGGCGGGCAGGCAGTTTTGCCGTCCAGCGGGAACTTGCATGAAGCCGTGGGCGTTCGTTGTGACGATCTTCATAAACATTTATCGCGAAAATACCGCCCCTCGCAATGCTGAGGATAATCGCTGTGGCTATCGCAATCGTTGTCGTTGTCGTAATCTTTTTCGTTGTCGTTGTCGTTGTCGTTGTCGTTATCGTTGTCGTTATCGTTGTCGTTATCGTTGTCGTTGTCGTTGTCGTTATCGTAATCGTAATCGTAATTCCTTACCCCTGCTTATCGTATCGTGAAATTACGGCAGTCGGCAGTGTAGCCCGTCACCCCGTCGAAAGTCGGGGTCCAGAACCAGTCCATGTCCCGCTCTCATGGAACTGGATTTTGGCTTTCGCCGGGCTGTCGCCCTGCCCATCCGGCAGCGCATTCGACAAAATGACGGGCCACATCCGGGTTGCTGGCAAACATCAAATGCATGTAACTTCCCAGCGTATGGCGGATCTGATAGCCTTCGGTCCGCTGCATCATGCCGCTGCGATCCGCGATCCGGTAAGCCTGCATCGCATCCGGCTCAGACATCAGCTCGGAATAATGGAATTCATGCCCCCGGATCACGGTCCCCGGTTTTCCAATACAGGTGTTTTCCGCCATGCGGATCTCCCGGTAACCCAGGGCTTTGAGCCGCCCCAGCATGCGGACCGATGCCGAGAAACATCCGCACATCGGATGGACACGCCCTTCAAGATCGATGATTTCCCGGCACAAATACATGAATCCGCCACATTCGGCATAAATGGGCATGCCGCCGAGGCTCGCCCGGTAAACGGCATCCCGCAGGCTTTCGTTCCGTGAAAGCCGCTCCCCGAACATCTCCGGATATCCGCCGCCGAGATAGAGGCCGCCGATTCCTTCCGGAAGCGTCTCCGCCTCCATCGGCGAAAAAAACACGATCGTTGCGCCGAAACGCTCCAGCAGTTCCAGGTTGTCGGGATAATAGAAACAGAAAGCTTCATCGCGCGCCACGGCGATCCGCACCCGCTCCCCCGACCATTCCGGGATCGGCTCGGGCCTGTCCAGTGGAATTTCAGGAAGTTTTTCCAGCAGGCCATCGATATCGATTGCGGCTTCAATGGCATCGGCGATCCGATCCATCTGCCCGTTCTGATGACCATACTCCTCTGCCGTGAGCAGGCCGAGGTGCCGTTCCGGAATGCCGATGGTTTCCGCCCGAAGGATACCACCCAGGCAGGGCAGGACCCCGGCTGCCTCCAGTGCTTCCCGAAGATAGGCCAGATGGCGCTCGCTTCCCAGATGATTGAATACGACTCCTGCAAAGTTCACCATCGGATCGAAGCGCTGAAACCCCAGCACGAGGGCTGCAGCGCTTCTGGCCATGTGCCGGGCATCTGCCACCAGGAGCACCGGAATGCCGAGCCATTTGGCGATTTGCGCCGTGGAGCCGGCCTCCGTCCGTCCGTCGTATCCGTCATAGAGGCCCATGACGCCTTCCACAACGGCGATATCCGCGTTTCGGGCATGGCGGAAAAAACGCTCCCGGTTGGCGCCCCGGTCCAGCATCCAGCCGTCCAGGTTCAGCGAAGCGGCCCCCAGAATCCGGCCGTGATGCCCCGGATCGATGAAATCCGGGCCGACCTTGAATCCGGCAATGGCAAGCCCTCTTCGCCTGAGGCAGGCCATCAGCCCCAGGGTCACGGTGGTCTTTCCGACGCCGCTGTGAACGCCAGCGATGCAGATCGCCTTAATGGGGCACCTCCCATGCCGGCAATTGGAACGTGGCATACCGTTCGGGGTACAGCATCCGTCCGATGGTGAGCATGCCGGTGAGCAGCCGGGGTCCGGGTCTGGAGACGAGCATTTCATCGACGAGGTATATCCGGCCGTTTTTCACGGCATCGATGGCATTGAATCCCGGCTCGTTCCGGATCGTATCGACTGTCGCCGCGTTCATCACGCCGGTTTGAGCCAGAAACACATCGATCTGATCGGCCTTGGCGAGAATGCGTTCCTTGCCGTAATAGGCGATCTGGCTTTCCTTCACCACTTCGGCATCGGGAGCCACATTGACGCCGCCGACGGTTTCCAGAACGAAGATCGGCATGGAGTTTGGCGAAAACGTCTTCATCCGGCCGTGGATTGCTTCGAAATACACCCGCTTGCGCTGCCGGATCGTTCCTGCCGCCTGTCGGAACCGCTCGACATTGTCGAAAAAATAGGTTGTCAGCGCCCGGGCCTCGCGCACCCTTCCGGTCAGAACACCCAGAAGCGCCCAGTACTGCCGAAGCTCGTCGGGCGTGGTCGGCTGAAGGGATACGACGACAATTCCTGCTTTTTCAAGTCCGCTGACCAGTCTCCCGTATCCCCGCTCGATCATGGGCCGGATCAGCACCAGATCGGGCTTTGCCGCCAGGAATTTTTCCAGATCGTCATGGTAGGAAAACACCGGTTTTTGCGTAGCCTCCGGCGGATAGGCTTCGTTCGGGGATACCCCGATGATCTGCCCCGCGCATCCGATGGCGAACAGATTTTCCGTATGTGCGCCATAAAGCGAAATGATCCGCCGAAATGGGCGGGAAATGGCGATTTGCCTGCCGGAATCGTCGGTCGCAGAAACCGGGTAGACGGCATTCGACTCTTCGGCCACGGCCGATGTCCACAGGAGGCCGCACAGCAGCGCACAAGCGATCGCCATCCGGCAGCTCACTCCATCCATCGGAATTTTCATCGGTT includes the following:
- a CDS encoding precorrin-8X methylmutase — translated: MTPEDIEALSFEIINAEAGAHPFVHDQWQIVRRMIHTTADFEWIQTVRFHPKAIAAGIEAIRSGKPIVTDTRMAASGINRSRLSDFGVDIHCLIDDPQVIERAKESGTTRSMAAIDQAVSRFPEGIFVIGNAPTALLRLIGHIRTKSVAPALVIGLPVGFVQAAESKAELLKLDLPFISNVGRKGGSAVAASVVNALSLLAQPIAARNCAGCNNPAKAFS
- a CDS encoding cobyrinate a,c-diamide synthase, translating into MPRSNCRHGRCPIKAICIAGVHSGVGKTTVTLGLMACLRRRGLAIAGFKVGPDFIDPGHHGRILGAASLNLDGWMLDRGANRERFFRHARNADIAVVEGVMGLYDGYDGRTEAGSTAQIAKWLGIPVLLVADARHMARSAAALVLGFQRFDPMVNFAGVVFNHLGSERHLAYLREALEAAGVLPCLGGILRAETIGIPERHLGLLTAEEYGHQNGQMDRIADAIEAAIDIDGLLEKLPEIPLDRPEPIPEWSGERVRIAVARDEAFCFYYPDNLELLERFGATIVFFSPMEAETLPEGIGGLYLGGGYPEMFGERLSRNESLRDAVYRASLGGMPIYAECGGFMYLCREIIDLEGRVHPMCGCFSASVRMLGRLKALGYREIRMAENTCIGKPGTVIRGHEFHYSELMSEPDAMQAYRIADRSGMMQRTEGYQIRHTLGSYMHLMFASNPDVARHFVECAAGWAGRQPGESQNPVP
- the cbiD gene encoding cobalt-precorrin-5B (C(1))-methyltransferase CbiD; this encodes MPSCAETGSPAENSRRKRLRSGFTTGAAAAASAGAALRLLLYRQAPSTVTVRMLSGEDISIAIHRSGLLGDTAWATVIKDAGDDPDVTNGAEIGARVRMAGLPAPDGDPGRIQQPEIVIDGAEGVGRVTLPGLETPPGHPAINPGPARMIRETVLNALGNREAGRVQVSVFVPEGERLARKTLNARLGIVGGISILGTTGWVRPMSHEAFTASIDAALSVAHASGCSRVVLSTGRRSERSAQALLAMLSPVSFVQIGDYFHHSLRTAARKGFAEITLAVFFGKALKMALNIPHTHARNAEMTLAPLARWTVEWSGDAALADAVGRANTAREALGLLWPDHPQVIEAVGRRMIENARAVTGDGRTQISAILFNFDGSPIFQG
- a CDS encoding ABC transporter substrate-binding protein; the protein is MKIPMDGVSCRMAIACALLCGLLWTSAVAEESNAVYPVSATDDSGRQIAISRPFRRIISLYGAHTENLFAIGCAGQIIGVSPNEAYPPEATQKPVFSYHDDLEKFLAAKPDLVLIRPMIERGYGRLVSGLEKAGIVVVSLQPTTPDELRQYWALLGVLTGRVREARALTTYFFDNVERFRQAAGTIRQRKRVYFEAIHGRMKTFSPNSMPIFVLETVGGVNVAPDAEVVKESQIAYYGKERILAKADQIDVFLAQTGVMNAATVDTIRNEPGFNAIDAVKNGRIYLVDEMLVSRPGPRLLTGMLTIGRMLYPERYATFQLPAWEVPH
- the cobI gene encoding precorrin-2 C(20)-methyltransferase; this translates as MNQPSGTLYGIGVGPGDPELIPVKSTRILQAVDVVFAAASTKNDYSLAVSIARPYIPEATPIRMLRFPMSTRAEETHGAWRCNAQCILNELDQGKDAAFLTLGDSMTYSTYGYVLRQIGSMRPDAHVVTIPGITSYQAAAAAMNTPLVEGEESMLLVSGAQGGDRLRQFGMKPDTVVFLKAYRNVGDIHAAIEESHAYDRCVGISNCGMPDQHIETDIRQYLDRKPDYWTLIIAKRNRERW